One genomic window of Argonema galeatum A003/A1 includes the following:
- a CDS encoding XisH family protein, with amino-acid sequence MAAKDIYHNTVKTALEKDGWKITHDPLRLKIGERSLYVDLGAEKLLTAEKQDRKIAVEVKSFVSVSPVSDLEEAVGQYIVYEDILEYSEPDRIIYLAISEEVYLDIFS; translated from the coding sequence ATGGCCGCGAAAGATATCTACCACAATACAGTCAAAACAGCCTTGGAAAAGGACGGGTGGAAGATAACCCACGATCCGCTGAGGTTGAAAATTGGCGAACGTTCCCTATACGTCGATTTAGGTGCAGAAAAACTCCTCACTGCCGAAAAGCAAGATCGCAAAATTGCTGTCGAAGTGAAAAGTTTTGTGAGTGTTTCACCAGTCAGTGACTTAGAAGAAGCTGTTGGACAATATATCGTCTACGAAGATATCTTAGAGTATTCAGAGCCAGACAGAATTATATATCTAGCAATTTCAG